One region of Nitrospinaceae bacterium genomic DNA includes:
- a CDS encoding exonuclease SbcCD subunit D, whose translation MTSFRFIHCSDLHIDSPFKGLRSVQPEWADKLRASTFRSFQNIVQLAIREKVDAVIIAGDIYDGADKSLQAQLKFRQGLTDLSNAGIPSFIVHGNHDPLDSRFATLKWPDHATVFSGEKVECHPVMRQGTPIARIYGISYSTREVKENLALRFEKTSEEGFAVGVLHTNVGHNPDHDDYAPCSLEDLVSRKMDYWALGHIHIHQVLRDNDPAIVYSGNTQARHKNENGKKGCCLVSLHENSPPEIQFVPTDTVRFIKETLEVSQAETLDQVMDLIRSRCMEISSEAEGRDAVAHLTLTGRTPMHDELQQPSAIDDLTANVQSGFDGQTPSVLVHLTLKTQGTFDIEILKQGNDFIADLLALYESMEKEEGADALKHALSPLYENWAGNRYLEKLSSETIRDLLFRARNLSLDQLVEEE comes from the coding sequence ATGACCTCCTTTCGTTTCATTCATTGTTCCGACCTGCACATCGACAGTCCATTCAAGGGATTGCGGTCGGTTCAGCCCGAATGGGCTGATAAGCTCAGAGCGTCCACGTTCCGGTCATTTCAAAACATCGTGCAGCTGGCGATTAGAGAAAAAGTGGATGCGGTGATCATCGCCGGCGATATCTACGACGGCGCCGATAAAAGCCTGCAGGCGCAGTTGAAATTCCGCCAGGGTCTGACAGATCTTTCCAATGCAGGGATCCCCTCTTTCATCGTGCATGGCAATCACGATCCTCTGGACAGCCGATTCGCCACCTTAAAATGGCCCGACCATGCAACCGTGTTTTCGGGAGAAAAGGTGGAATGCCATCCTGTGATGCGGCAGGGAACACCCATAGCCAGGATCTATGGAATCAGTTATTCCACCCGGGAGGTTAAAGAAAACCTGGCTTTGAGATTTGAAAAAACTTCAGAGGAAGGATTCGCAGTCGGCGTTTTGCACACCAATGTCGGCCATAACCCGGACCACGACGACTACGCTCCCTGCTCACTGGAAGATCTGGTTTCCCGGAAAATGGACTATTGGGCTCTGGGGCATATTCACATTCACCAGGTGCTTCGCGACAACGATCCTGCCATCGTTTATTCCGGGAACACCCAGGCACGACATAAAAATGAGAATGGCAAGAAGGGCTGCTGTCTTGTTTCCCTGCATGAAAATTCACCCCCGGAAATTCAGTTTGTTCCGACCGACACCGTTCGTTTCATAAAAGAGACCCTTGAGGTCAGCCAGGCAGAAACTCTCGACCAGGTCATGGATTTGATTCGCTCTCGATGCATGGAGATTTCGTCTGAAGCAGAGGGCCGCGACGCGGTGGCGCACCTCACCTTGACTGGACGCACTCCAATGCACGATGAACTCCAGCAACCCTCCGCCATCGATGACCTGACGGCAAACGTCCAATCCGGTTTCGATGGACAAACGCCGTCCGTGTTAGTCCATTTGACCCTCAAAACCCAGGGAACTTTCGATATCGAGATTTTAAAACAGGGGAACGATTTTATCGCTGACCTGCTCGCGCTTTATGAATCGATGGAAAAGGAGGAAGGAGCCGATGCCTTAAAGCATGCGCTCTCACCCCTTTACGAGAACTGGGCAGGAAACAGATATCTGGAGAAACTTTCATCGGAAACGATTCGAGATCTTTTGTTCCGGGCGCGCAACCTCTCTCTGGATCAACTGGTGGAAGAGGAATGA
- the speE2 gene encoding polyamine aminopropyltransferase 2 codes for MESTITGPSPEASRSGLSQILKICMFATGCAAMVTEYTLATLASYLLGNTILQWTMVISLMLFSMGLGSRQSRKLSGHLLDRYVLTEFGLSLFCTFSAIFSFWIAAFTIHNGFVIYGIACLIGFLTGLEIPLVTRINEKYEPLRVNISSVMEYDYYGALAGGALFAFLLLPFLGLTYTPVLLGGINLLVAGLILWKFSGLLNWANILKVLFLAMIIVVAGAAGFAKPIILYGEQHKYKDKIIYAEQTRYQKIVITQWKKDHWLFLNGSIQFSTHDEHRYHEPLVHPAISLIKERRDVLVLGGGDGLAVRELLKYPDVEQITVIDLDPAMTRLAKSHEILLAINEGALNDPRVQVINQDAYQFIQNSRDLYDAIIVDLPDPKSISLSFLYSLGFYELSRKHLKPFGVLVTQSTSPVYSPEAFLCIKKSMEAAGFSVVPYQNSIPTMGTWGWNLGVKKEAMPADRLKENLLNLEFSGLQTRFLNKDAMTSMAHFGKGLFEKSEGVEVNTQFNHIILKYYRKGDWDIY; via the coding sequence ATGGAATCGACGATAACCGGCCCCTCCCCTGAAGCTTCCCGCTCCGGATTGAGCCAGATACTTAAAATCTGCATGTTCGCCACCGGTTGCGCCGCGATGGTGACAGAATACACGCTCGCCACCCTCGCCAGCTATCTTCTCGGCAACACCATTTTACAATGGACGATGGTGATTTCCCTCATGCTGTTTTCCATGGGATTGGGAAGCCGCCAAAGCCGCAAATTGTCCGGACATCTTCTCGACCGTTATGTCCTCACCGAGTTCGGCCTGTCCTTGTTCTGCACCTTTTCGGCGATTTTTTCATTCTGGATCGCTGCCTTTACCATTCACAACGGTTTCGTGATCTATGGGATCGCCTGCCTGATCGGTTTTCTAACGGGACTGGAAATTCCGCTGGTCACAAGAATCAATGAAAAATACGAACCGCTGCGAGTCAATATTTCTTCCGTAATGGAGTACGATTACTACGGGGCGCTGGCAGGCGGCGCGTTATTCGCCTTCCTGCTCCTGCCTTTTTTAGGATTGACCTACACGCCGGTTTTACTGGGCGGCATCAATCTGCTGGTGGCGGGATTGATCCTCTGGAAATTTTCAGGATTGCTCAATTGGGCTAATATATTGAAGGTCCTGTTTTTGGCGATGATTATTGTTGTCGCTGGTGCGGCAGGGTTCGCGAAGCCCATCATTCTGTATGGCGAACAGCATAAATATAAGGATAAAATTATTTATGCGGAACAGACCCGCTACCAGAAAATCGTCATCACCCAATGGAAGAAAGACCATTGGCTGTTTTTAAACGGCAGCATCCAGTTCAGCACCCATGACGAGCATCGCTACCATGAACCCCTGGTCCACCCGGCCATCAGCCTGATAAAAGAGCGGCGGGACGTTTTAGTCCTGGGGGGCGGAGACGGGTTGGCCGTGCGGGAACTGTTGAAATACCCGGATGTCGAACAGATTACCGTCATTGACCTGGACCCGGCCATGACCCGTTTGGCGAAGTCGCATGAAATTCTTCTTGCAATCAATGAGGGCGCGTTAAACGACCCCCGCGTTCAAGTGATCAACCAGGACGCCTACCAGTTCATTCAAAATTCACGGGATCTTTACGATGCCATCATCGTTGATCTACCCGACCCCAAATCCATTTCCCTTTCTTTTCTCTATTCACTGGGGTTTTACGAGCTTTCCAGAAAGCATTTAAAGCCGTTTGGTGTGTTGGTGACCCAGAGCACGAGTCCTGTTTATTCACCCGAAGCATTTTTATGCATCAAAAAAAGTATGGAAGCGGCGGGGTTTTCGGTGGTCCCTTATCAGAACTCCATTCCGACGATGGGTACATGGGGCTGGAACCTGGGAGTGAAGAAAGAGGCGATGCCTGCCGATCGGCTCAAGGAGAACCTTCTCAACCTTGAATTTTCAGGATTGCAGACGCGATTTTTGAATAAAGATGCTATGACTTCCATGGCCCATTTCGGCAAAGGTCTGTTCGAGAAGTCGGAGGGGGTTGAGGTGAACACACAGTTCAACCACATTATTTTGAAATACTATCGTAAAGGCGACTGGGACATTTATTGA
- a CDS encoding phosphoglycolate phosphatase, whose product MNKISLIVYDFDGTLVDTLDDISLSVNLALQELGQRQLDIEVIKTCVGRGVATLMTRALNGTGWNDIDKAVAVFRKHYADHLMDHSDFYPNCRETIEHFSNRKQAICSNKPEDFVRKILQHLNCLDPFESIIGGDSFTTRKPDPEGLNHLLKKHNVAPHEVLMVGDSALDIETGKNARVRTCAVTYGMGDMQALQRLQPDWTIDDISELKNLVG is encoded by the coding sequence ATGAACAAAATTTCTCTCATCGTCTATGATTTCGACGGCACTCTGGTCGATACGCTGGACGACATCTCTCTCTCCGTAAACCTTGCCCTTCAGGAATTAGGGCAACGGCAACTGGATATCGAAGTGATTAAAACCTGTGTCGGCCGCGGGGTGGCAACGCTCATGACCCGGGCGCTCAACGGCACCGGATGGAACGACATCGACAAGGCAGTTGCCGTTTTCCGCAAACACTACGCTGACCACCTGATGGATCACAGCGATTTTTACCCCAACTGCAGGGAAACGATCGAACATTTTTCCAACCGGAAACAAGCCATCTGTTCCAACAAACCAGAAGATTTCGTTCGAAAAATTCTCCAACACCTGAACTGCCTTGATCCCTTTGAATCCATCATCGGAGGGGACAGCTTCACGACACGGAAACCCGATCCGGAAGGACTCAACCATCTTCTGAAAAAACACAATGTCGCTCCCCATGAGGTCCTCATGGTCGGCGACAGCGCACTGGATATTGAGACCGGGAAAAATGCCAGGGTCAGGACCTGCGCAGTGACTTATGGAATGGGGGACATGCAAGCCCTGCAAAGACTGCAACCCGACTGGACGATTGACGATATTTCTGAATTGAAAAACCTGGTGGGTTAA
- a CDS encoding cytochrome c, with protein sequence MKAEKSSEAMVKNLAPEDTETKDQTGEAKEESNEKPAAGGDEQKDIALKAAADHEALFAENRYPSAATCGTCHPKHYKEWSVSSHAYAQLSPVYMSLNSEINELTSGTDGDFCLRCHSPIGANLGESPFISNLKRHPTSREGITCVVCHRLNKNYNKRSGRLALEEGGLLKPIYGPEGNKELARVLDNTDQYRVVTEDGKPGRKIHTEAKKFASISDPVFCGTCHDVTLLNGFRLEEAFSEYRLSPAAKKGVTCQDCHMGKVEGVPSGYHEGPAAMVGGKPTKKRKITSHFFAGPDYSIVHPGIFPHNTAAQELATMEEWLQFDHKAGWGTDEFEDNVPEDAKFPLRWESVDDRYDAREILDHQFERLEWARERRLEVLRNGYFLGEVVTQKSDLDGIRFKVKVQNLTDGHNVPTGFTGERLVWLYVKVMDPSGKVIFESGDLDPNMDVRDHESSYVHSGDVPLDTQLFDLRSRFVVQNIRGTVRERIIPIPYPVITIPFVRPSIQSLVFSGEPTTERVHRRGIEPLGSRWAKYKIKEEALTGKGSYKAVVELKAAMVPANLIGAIQGRGFDYGMSAREVVDGVVAGHEVLYKKEIALEVTE encoded by the coding sequence ATGAAAGCGGAAAAATCCTCTGAAGCGATGGTCAAGAACCTTGCGCCCGAAGACACCGAAACAAAAGATCAGACCGGGGAAGCAAAGGAAGAGTCCAACGAAAAACCGGCCGCCGGTGGAGATGAGCAAAAAGACATCGCTCTTAAAGCTGCTGCGGACCATGAGGCACTTTTTGCCGAGAACCGTTACCCATCCGCCGCGACCTGCGGAACCTGTCATCCTAAGCACTATAAGGAGTGGTCGGTTTCTTCGCATGCGTACGCTCAGCTCAGCCCGGTCTACATGTCTCTCAACAGCGAGATCAACGAACTGACCAGTGGAACCGACGGAGACTTTTGTCTGCGTTGCCACAGTCCCATTGGGGCCAATCTGGGAGAATCGCCTTTCATTTCCAATTTGAAGCGTCACCCCACGTCCCGAGAAGGCATCACCTGTGTGGTCTGTCATCGTCTGAACAAAAATTATAATAAACGCAGTGGACGGCTGGCGCTGGAAGAAGGCGGTTTGCTCAAACCGATCTATGGCCCAGAGGGAAATAAGGAATTGGCACGGGTCCTTGACAACACCGACCAATACCGGGTGGTGACGGAGGACGGCAAGCCGGGTCGTAAAATCCACACGGAAGCCAAAAAATTTGCTTCCATTTCCGATCCCGTTTTTTGCGGGACCTGTCACGACGTGACCCTGCTGAACGGGTTTCGCCTTGAAGAAGCCTTCAGCGAATACCGGCTGTCGCCGGCGGCAAAAAAGGGCGTGACCTGCCAGGACTGTCACATGGGCAAGGTTGAGGGCGTTCCTTCCGGTTATCATGAAGGGCCGGCAGCCATGGTTGGCGGCAAACCCACTAAGAAACGAAAAATCACGTCGCACTTTTTTGCGGGACCGGATTATTCCATTGTTCATCCGGGAATTTTTCCCCACAACACCGCCGCCCAGGAATTGGCCACCATGGAAGAATGGTTGCAGTTCGATCACAAGGCCGGGTGGGGCACCGATGAGTTCGAAGATAACGTTCCCGAGGACGCCAAATTTCCACTGCGTTGGGAATCTGTGGACGACCGTTACGATGCGCGGGAAATTCTGGACCATCAATTCGAACGTTTGGAGTGGGCCCGCGAAAGGCGGTTGGAAGTCCTGCGTAATGGATATTTCCTGGGTGAAGTCGTCACTCAGAAGAGCGACCTGGACGGCATTCGCTTTAAAGTGAAAGTGCAAAACCTGACCGACGGACACAATGTTCCCACGGGGTTTACCGGCGAACGTTTGGTCTGGTTGTATGTGAAGGTGATGGATCCTTCCGGAAAAGTGATCTTTGAATCGGGTGATCTCGACCCGAACATGGACGTTAGAGATCACGAATCCTCCTATGTTCACAGCGGAGATGTGCCTCTCGACACGCAATTATTTGACCTTCGATCCCGGTTTGTGGTGCAGAATATCCGCGGTACCGTGCGTGAAAGAATCATTCCCATCCCTTATCCAGTCATCACCATTCCTTTTGTTCGCCCTTCGATTCAATCCCTGGTTTTTTCGGGGGAGCCGACCACCGAACGTGTTCACAGAAGGGGGATCGAGCCACTAGGATCCCGCTGGGCAAAATATAAGATAAAAGAAGAAGCCTTAACGGGCAAAGGATCCTATAAGGCGGTGGTGGAGCTGAAAGCTGCGATGGTTCCTGCCAATTTGATCGGCGCGATTCAAGGGCGTGGTTTTGATTATGGCATGAGCGCGCGCGAAGTCGTGGACGGTGTGGTCGCCGGACACGAGGTCCTTTATAAAAAAGAAATTGCCCTTGAAGTGACCGAGTGA
- a CDS encoding cytochrome c554, giving the protein MNGNRALNHLFFTFFSFLILTGVLTVSPAQATAEPFFQGAKVCQECHDAENEVWEKTKHYTSYRTAHREPKDKSKPSPKKILAAVGGQKRMKRNKACSLCHYTLEQKNAESKAVARSGNSCESCHGASSEWLAIHDNYGGKNIKRDQETPEHKKQRFEKSRSAGLIWPNMKYQVAENCMTCHGLAHPDLTGDTLAKMLGAGHPINPDFELVKYSQGSVRHRYYPPNRSTNAEMTPKEQAELFVTGHAAALVSAAEAQSKSKEPKYTKAQNKRAENAKAALSAVKSIPEAAALIASPTRENALKLVDAIQGKDLTAEVGKLLPAKGDYK; this is encoded by the coding sequence ATGAACGGGAACCGCGCTCTGAACCATCTTTTTTTCACCTTTTTTTCTTTCTTGATCCTGACCGGAGTTTTAACAGTTTCACCGGCCCAGGCTACCGCCGAACCCTTTTTTCAGGGGGCCAAAGTGTGCCAGGAATGCCACGACGCTGAGAATGAAGTTTGGGAAAAAACCAAACACTACACGTCGTACCGCACGGCCCACAGAGAACCTAAGGACAAAAGTAAACCCTCTCCCAAAAAAATTCTTGCCGCGGTTGGCGGACAAAAGAGAATGAAAAGAAATAAAGCCTGCTCTCTTTGTCATTACACCCTGGAACAAAAAAATGCTGAATCCAAAGCGGTCGCCAGATCAGGCAACTCCTGCGAAAGTTGTCATGGTGCATCCTCCGAGTGGCTCGCCATCCACGACAATTACGGTGGAAAAAATATCAAACGCGACCAGGAAACGCCTGAGCATAAGAAACAACGATTTGAAAAATCTAGATCCGCCGGGTTGATCTGGCCGAACATGAAGTACCAGGTGGCTGAAAACTGTATGACCTGCCACGGTCTGGCGCATCCTGATCTCACAGGCGACACCTTGGCTAAAATGCTGGGAGCCGGCCATCCCATCAACCCTGATTTCGAGTTGGTCAAATATTCGCAAGGCTCCGTTCGCCACCGCTATTACCCTCCCAACCGGTCCACCAATGCGGAAATGACCCCAAAAGAACAAGCCGAGCTCTTTGTGACCGGTCATGCCGCCGCGCTGGTTTCCGCCGCGGAAGCGCAATCAAAATCCAAAGAACCCAAATACACAAAAGCACAGAATAAAAGAGCCGAAAACGCCAAGGCGGCTCTTTCCGCCGTCAAAAGCATCCCCGAAGCCGCGGCTTTGATCGCCTCGCCCACTCGGGAAAATGCTCTTAAATTAGTGGACGCGATCCAAGGAAAAGATTTGACTGCGGAGGTTGGAAAATTGCTCCCCGCCAAGGGAGACTACAAGTAG
- the rbsK gene encoding adenosine kinase — MNYDLVGIGNALVDIEILVEDSFIEEQSLIKGGMKLSTSQEQTEVLNSLSGKPTKISSGGSAANTVHGISVLGSHAYYLGRVANDNYGQHYTKDMKVCGVGFPGTGSENHGTGTCVVLVTPDTERTMLTHLGISASLHPDNVDETIVRNAKMIYIEGYLWTGDETRNAALKMAEIAKSDGVPVAFTLSDAFVVNTFKESLSDFIRWNVDVLFCNEVEALAMTDTDNPEDAFEALRRMANTVFMTLGSKGSWVGNSNINTMETVGVFPITPVDTTGAGDLYAAGALHGMIQGFNLKESAILGAYCAAQVVTHMGPRMPVHSHTEAQTILNEYKTIKN, encoded by the coding sequence ATGAATTACGACTTGGTGGGAATCGGCAATGCTCTGGTGGATATTGAAATCCTGGTGGAGGATTCTTTCATTGAGGAGCAATCTCTGATCAAGGGGGGAATGAAATTATCTACCTCGCAAGAACAGACGGAGGTTTTAAACTCCCTTTCAGGCAAACCGACCAAGATTTCCTCCGGCGGTTCGGCGGCCAACACCGTGCATGGAATCAGTGTCCTGGGAAGCCATGCATATTATCTTGGCCGAGTCGCCAATGACAACTACGGGCAGCATTACACGAAGGACATGAAAGTGTGCGGGGTCGGCTTTCCCGGTACCGGATCGGAAAATCACGGGACCGGAACCTGCGTCGTCCTTGTCACTCCCGACACCGAACGCACCATGCTCACCCACCTGGGAATTTCTGCTTCCCTTCACCCGGATAATGTCGATGAGACCATCGTCCGCAATGCCAAAATGATATACATCGAAGGCTATCTATGGACGGGGGATGAAACACGAAATGCTGCCTTGAAAATGGCTGAAATCGCAAAATCCGACGGGGTTCCCGTAGCATTTACCCTGAGCGATGCGTTTGTCGTCAATACTTTTAAGGAAAGCTTGAGTGACTTCATCCGCTGGAATGTCGATGTTCTTTTCTGCAACGAGGTGGAAGCGCTGGCGATGACCGATACAGACAATCCCGAAGACGCGTTCGAAGCCCTCCGCAGAATGGCCAACACCGTATTTATGACTCTGGGGTCCAAGGGCTCCTGGGTGGGCAATAGCAACATAAATACTATGGAAACGGTCGGAGTTTTTCCCATTACGCCTGTGGACACGACCGGGGCAGGAGATCTATACGCCGCGGGCGCGCTTCACGGAATGATCCAGGGTTTTAACTTGAAGGAATCCGCTATTCTTGGAGCCTACTGCGCCGCCCAAGTGGTCACTCACATGGGTCCGCGCATGCCGGTCCATTCCCACACAGAAGCTCAGACTATCCTGAACGAATACAAGACGATCAAAAATTAA
- the dacC gene encoding D-alanyl-D-alanine carboxypeptidase DacC — MKGHDIKKKYLFPLVIITVLLFPLSPSQAEPEIGKVRGFHQAVEKILTHPCLKKKNYGVEIFSLDRHEILFQVRKDKKFIPASNLKLITTAAALKHLGPDYRFSTRLFTTGRLEGDTLYGDLYIKGYGDPKLVTEQMWLLVNELENLPLRKIVGNIIADDSYFDSILRVKTWEQPGGAEAYNAPLGALSFNFNTVTVYVSPGDGSGDKPRIIVEPDTQYLKINNRTRTLPNGKRGRLTVHRMDRGDYDEISITGKISKSRPRARYFVNITDPTKYTVSVFKEYLARVGIQFVGETVLGTVPKGARLLVNHKSEPLALALRGLNKFSNNFVAEQIVKTMAAEQFGPPGTTEKGLKIIHQYMQSLGFQAGRFKIVDGSGLSRQNRLTANQIVKVLDDVREDLSIFPEFISALGVMGVDGNVRKRMNGVEESQKARVKTGTLNSVSSLSGYFQSLDGERFAFSILMNDLKCHNGQALKIQDRIVREGLRFNRGNKIQDKRSRP; from the coding sequence ATGAAGGGTCACGATATTAAAAAAAAGTATTTATTTCCTCTTGTTATTATCACAGTCCTTCTTTTCCCCCTATCCCCATCACAGGCTGAGCCGGAAATTGGCAAAGTCCGCGGGTTCCATCAAGCGGTCGAAAAAATCCTGACCCATCCCTGCCTGAAGAAAAAGAACTACGGGGTCGAAATATTTTCTCTGGACAGGCATGAGATTCTTTTTCAGGTTCGAAAGGATAAGAAATTTATTCCAGCATCTAATCTGAAGCTGATCACTACGGCCGCGGCACTCAAGCACCTGGGTCCCGACTACCGGTTTTCCACCCGCCTGTTCACGACGGGAAGGTTGGAAGGCGATACTCTCTACGGAGATTTGTATATCAAGGGTTACGGAGATCCAAAATTGGTCACGGAGCAGATGTGGCTTCTGGTCAACGAATTGGAAAATCTCCCGCTGCGCAAAATCGTCGGCAACATCATCGCGGACGATTCTTATTTTGATTCGATTCTGCGCGTCAAAACCTGGGAACAACCAGGGGGAGCCGAAGCTTACAACGCTCCTTTGGGAGCCCTTTCCTTCAATTTTAATACCGTCACCGTTTATGTGTCTCCGGGAGACGGGTCCGGCGATAAACCTCGGATCATTGTGGAGCCGGACACGCAATACCTTAAAATCAACAACCGCACCCGGACTTTGCCGAATGGCAAAAGGGGCCGGTTGACGGTGCACCGGATGGACCGGGGGGATTACGATGAAATTTCCATAACCGGAAAAATATCAAAAAGCCGTCCGCGCGCAAGGTATTTTGTCAACATAACCGATCCCACAAAATACACCGTCAGTGTGTTCAAGGAGTATCTCGCCCGTGTGGGCATCCAGTTTGTAGGGGAAACCGTTCTGGGAACCGTTCCAAAAGGAGCCAGGCTCCTGGTCAACCACAAATCCGAACCGCTCGCTCTGGCGCTTCGGGGGCTGAACAAATTCAGCAACAACTTTGTCGCCGAACAAATTGTGAAAACTATGGCGGCGGAGCAGTTCGGTCCACCGGGGACTACGGAAAAAGGTTTAAAAATAATTCACCAATACATGCAATCTTTGGGCTTTCAGGCCGGTCGTTTTAAGATCGTGGACGGCTCCGGTCTCTCTAGGCAGAACCGCTTGACGGCCAACCAAATCGTCAAGGTATTGGACGATGTGAGGGAAGATTTGAGTATTTTTCCGGAGTTCATCTCGGCTCTGGGGGTGATGGGGGTCGATGGCAACGTTCGCAAGCGAATGAACGGGGTGGAAGAGTCTCAAAAAGCCCGCGTGAAAACTGGAACCTTAAACTCCGTCAGCTCTCTTTCAGGGTACTTTCAATCACTCGATGGGGAGCGGTTCGCTTTTTCTATTCTGATGAACGATTTGAAATGCCATAATGGGCAGGCCTTGAAAATTCAGGACAGGATTGTCCGGGAAGGGTTGCGGTTCAACAGGGGAAATAAAATACAGGATAAACGTTCCAGGCCTTGA
- a CDS encoding peptidase: MDAKVELATRDEISEDSKWDLSGLYSADKAWQNEFKALESEVKGYAAHQGTLGNSAAALKACLEFDMGISRSLEKLYTFAHLKNDEDKTNNIHQGNFERIVRLASQVGQAGSFIQSEIMAIPETRMQEFLQDKELEFFKVHLEKILRYRQHTLSEKEEALLASTAEMARAAREGFDMLDNADLKLGTVKNEKGEEVTISQGNFQSLMQNYDRRVRQEAFETFYAAYEGHQFTYASLLSSSVKKDMFYAKSRRYPSVREQALFAENIPVAVYDNLIQSVHENLAPLYKYFDIRKRLLNLDELHVYDCSVPLVKDIHWQMSYGEATEKITEALKPLGNDYTDAVNKGLMHERWVDRYENKGKRSGAYSSGCYDSNPFILMNYHEDNINSLYTLAHEAGHSMHSYYSKKNQPYLYADYTIFVAEVASTFNEALVTRYLLAQEIDRDMKIYLLCREIDNFRGTLYRQTMFAEFEYLIYKEAESGQPLTGEALQNIYRKLLKLYFGEGVVLDDCLSLECFRIPHFYFSFYVYKYATGISASYALANRVVEGGTSELNDYLTFLKSGGSKYPIDLLKGAGVDMTSPQPVGTALEKFSALVDELETLTAQNK; this comes from the coding sequence ATGGATGCCAAAGTAGAACTCGCAACACGAGATGAAATTTCTGAAGATTCCAAATGGGATCTTTCCGGTCTTTATTCCGCCGACAAAGCATGGCAGAACGAATTTAAAGCCCTGGAATCCGAAGTCAAAGGTTATGCCGCGCATCAGGGTACGCTTGGAAATTCGGCGGCGGCTTTGAAAGCCTGCCTGGAATTTGACATGGGCATTTCCCGCAGTTTGGAAAAGCTGTACACCTTTGCCCATCTTAAAAACGACGAAGACAAGACCAATAACATTCATCAAGGAAACTTTGAACGAATCGTCCGTTTGGCGTCCCAGGTCGGTCAAGCAGGAAGTTTTATTCAATCCGAAATCATGGCGATTCCGGAAACCCGCATGCAGGAGTTTCTGCAAGACAAGGAACTGGAATTTTTCAAAGTTCATCTGGAAAAGATCTTACGTTATCGACAGCACACCCTGTCGGAAAAGGAAGAGGCACTGCTGGCATCCACTGCGGAGATGGCGCGGGCGGCAAGGGAAGGTTTCGATATGCTGGATAACGCCGATTTGAAACTGGGGACGGTCAAAAATGAAAAAGGCGAGGAAGTCACCATCAGCCAGGGCAATTTTCAGAGCTTGATGCAGAACTACGACCGCAGGGTCCGGCAGGAGGCTTTTGAAACTTTTTACGCCGCCTATGAAGGGCATCAGTTCACCTACGCATCGCTTCTATCGAGCAGTGTCAAAAAGGATATGTTTTATGCTAAGAGCCGGCGATATCCTTCTGTCCGCGAGCAGGCCCTGTTTGCGGAAAACATTCCCGTTGCGGTGTACGACAACCTTATCCAGAGCGTTCACGAAAACCTCGCCCCGCTTTATAAATACTTCGATATAAGAAAACGTCTTTTGAACCTCGACGAACTGCATGTGTACGATTGCAGTGTACCGCTGGTGAAGGATATCCACTGGCAAATGAGCTATGGGGAAGCCACGGAAAAAATCACCGAAGCCCTGAAACCTTTGGGAAATGACTACACCGATGCCGTCAATAAAGGGTTGATGCACGAACGGTGGGTGGACCGCTATGAAAACAAGGGAAAGCGCAGTGGCGCCTACTCGTCCGGATGTTATGACTCCAATCCGTTCATTCTCATGAACTACCACGAGGACAACATCAACAGCCTGTATACGCTGGCGCACGAAGCAGGCCACTCCATGCACTCTTATTATTCAAAAAAAAATCAACCTTACCTGTATGCCGATTACACGATATTCGTGGCTGAAGTGGCTTCCACGTTCAACGAGGCACTGGTCACCCGTTACCTGCTGGCGCAGGAAATCGACCGCGACATGAAGATCTATCTTCTGTGCCGGGAGATCGATAATTTTCGCGGCACGCTCTACCGGCAGACGATGTTTGCGGAGTTTGAATATCTCATTTATAAAGAAGCAGAAAGCGGTCAGCCGCTGACCGGCGAAGCCCTGCAAAATATCTACAGGAAACTTTTAAAATTGTATTTCGGGGAAGGCGTGGTCCTGGATGATTGCCTCTCGCTGGAATGTTTCCGAATTCCGCATTTTTATTTCAGTTTTTACGTCTATAAATACGCGACCGGAATCTCCGCCTCCTACGCTCTGGCAAACCGGGTGGTTGAAGGCGGGACCTCGGAACTAAACGACTATTTGACTTTTCTGAAATCCGGAGGCTCCAAATACCCTATCGATTTACTGAAGGGCGCCGGAGTCGACATGACATCTCCCCAACCGGTCGGGACCGCTTTGGAGAAATTCTCCGCACTGGTCGATGAATTAGAAACATTGACCGCGCAAAATAAATGA